A genomic region of Elaeis guineensis isolate ETL-2024a chromosome 9, EG11, whole genome shotgun sequence contains the following coding sequences:
- the LOC105035085 gene encoding galacturonosyltransferase 8 yields the protein MVISDRKRNPDRQIGLSLLLLVAASLFFAVAVLFLLPTTTFSSTAAATDGATEISSDPYFSGIPSIRRSVLAVRSDPLRERANLIRKQASDHAAVAAAYASYARKLKLENSKQVRLFAELSRNFSALLVAHRPLLDTAAPLDEAGLFRFERELKDRIRAARQLIADAKDAFDNQLKIQKLKDTIFAVNEQLSKAKKQGAFSSLIAAKSIPKSLHCLAMRLMEERIARPDLYTDPSSPPPELDDPRLYHYAIFSDNVLAASVVVNSAVRNAREPWRHVFHVVTDRMNIGAMQVMFRHKDYNGAHIEVKAFEDYKFLNSSYVPVLRQLESANLQRFYFENKLENATKDTTNMKFRNPKYLSMLNHLRFYLPEMYPKLHRILFLDDDVVVQRDLTGLWKIDMEGKVNGAVETCFGSFHRYAQYMNFSHPLIKERFSPKACGWAYGMNFFDLDAWRREKCTEQYHYWQNLNENRTLWKLGTLPPGLITFYSTTKPLDKSWHVLGLGYNPSISMEEIKNAAVVHFNGNMKPWLDIAMNQFRHLWTKYVDYDMEFIHQCNFAS from the exons ATGGTGATCTCCGATCGAAAAAGAAACCCTGATCGCCAGATCGGgctctccctcctcctcctcgtcgCCGCCTCCCTCTTCTTCGCCGTCGCCGTCCTCTTCCTCCTTCCCACCACCACCTTCTCCTCCACCGCCGCCGCGACGGATGGAGCCACGGAGATATCCTCAGATCCGTACTTCTCCGGTATCCCGTCAATCCGGCGATCGGTGCTCGCCGTCCGATCTGACCCCCTCCGGGAGCGCGCGAACCTGATACGCAAGCAGGCCAGCGATCACGCCGCCGTCGCAGCGGCGTACGCCTCGTACGCTCGCAAGCTCAAGCTGGAGAACTCGAAGCAGGTGCGTCTCTTCGCGGAGCTTAGCCGGAACTTCTCCGCCCTCCTCGTGGCccaccggcctctcctcgacACCGCCGCCCCGCTCGACGAGGCCGGCCTCTTCCGCTTCGAGCGCGAGCTCAAGGATCGCATCCGCGCCGCCCGGCAGCTCATCGCCGATGCCAAGGACGCCTTCGACAACCAGCTGAAGATCCAAAAGCTCAAAGACACCATCTTTGCCGTCAACGAGCAGCTTTCCAAGGCCAAGAAGCAGGGCGCCTTCTCCAGCCTCATCGCCGCCAAGTCCATCCCCAAGAGCCTCCACTGCCTCGCCATGCGCCTCATGGAGGAGCGCATCGCCCGCCCCGACCTCTACACCGACCCCTCTTCTCCTCCCCCCGAGCTCGACGACCCCCGCCTCTACCACTACGCCATTTTCTCCGACAACGTCCTTGCCGCCTCCGTCGTCGTCAACTCCGCCGTCCGCAACGCCAGGGAGCCCTGGAGGCACGTCTTCCATGTCGTCACGGACCGCATGAACATTGGCGCCATGCAGGTGATGTTCCGCCACAAGGACTACAATGGCGCCCACATTGAGGTCAAGGCCTTCGAGGACTACAAGTTCCTCAACTCCTCCTATGTGCCTGTCCTCCGGCAGCTCGAATCTGCCAACCTTCAAAGGTTCTACTTTGAGAACAAGCTCGAGAATGCCACCAAGGACACCACCAACATGAAGTTCCGGAATCCCAAGTACTTGTCCATGCTCAACCATCTCAGGTTCTACTTGCCGGAGATGTACCCGAAGCTGCACAGGATTCTGTTCTTGGACGATGATGTGGTCGTGCAGCGGGACCTCACGGGCCTATGGAAGATTGATATGGAAGGGAAGGTGAATGGGGCGGTGGAGACGTGCTTCGGGTCGTTCCACCGGTATGCCCAGTACATGAACTTCTCACACCCATTGATCAAGGAGAGGTTCAGTCCCAAGGCTTGCGGTTGGGCGTATGGAATGAACTTCTTCGATCTTGATGcatggaggagggagaagtgtaCCGAGCAGTACCATTACTGGCAGAATCTG AATGAGAACCGAACATTGTGGAAATTGGGAACCCTGCCACCAGGCTTGATCACATTTTACTCGACAACAAAACCCTTGGACAAATCTTGGCATGTGCTTGGGCTTGGATATAATCCAAGCATAAGCATGGAAGAAATAAAGAATGCTGCTGTTGTACATTTCAATGGGAATATGAAACCCTGGCTAGATATTGCCATGAACCAGTTCCGACACCTCTGGACAAAGTATGTGGACTATGATATGGAGTTTATCCACCAATGCAATTTTGCATCATAA